A window of Bacteroidota bacterium contains these coding sequences:
- the rplC gene encoding 50S ribosomal protein L3 codes for MSGLIGKKIGMTSVFGANGKYVPCTIIEAGPCVVTQVKTKEKDGYEALQLAFDEKKEKHTAKSMQGHFKKANTTPKRKVAEFRGFEETKNAGDVITVELFKEGELVDVRGISKGKGFQGVVKRHGFSGVGGNTHGQHDRNRAPGSLGNSSNAARVMPGMRMGGRMGGNQVNIQNLEIVKIMPEKNLLVVKGSVTGSKGSYVLIRK; via the coding sequence AAATCGGAATGACCAGTGTCTTTGGTGCCAATGGAAAATATGTTCCATGCACAATTATAGAGGCAGGTCCTTGCGTGGTGACGCAAGTAAAAACCAAGGAGAAGGACGGCTATGAAGCACTCCAACTCGCCTTTGACGAAAAGAAGGAAAAACATACTGCAAAATCAATGCAGGGTCATTTCAAAAAAGCGAATACAACTCCTAAAAGAAAAGTTGCTGAGTTCCGCGGTTTTGAAGAAACGAAGAATGCAGGCGACGTGATCACAGTTGAACTTTTCAAAGAAGGTGAACTGGTTGATGTTCGCGGAATTTCCAAGGGTAAAGGATTCCAGGGTGTTGTAAAACGTCATGGATTCAGTGGTGTAGGCGGAAATACACACGGGCAACATGATCGGAACCGTGCACCGGGATCTCTGGGCAATTCATCGAATGCAGCGCGCGTTATGCCGGGCATGCGCATGGGGGGAAGGATGGGTGGTAATCAGGTAAATATTCAGAATCTCGAAATAGTGAAAATTATGCCGGAAAAAAATCTTCTTGTAGTTAAAGGTTCAGTTACCGGTTCAAAAGGTTCATACGTTCTTATCCGCAAATAA
- the rplD gene encoding 50S ribosomal protein L4: MELAVYNQDGKATSKKVKLSDAVFAIEPNDHAIYLDVKQFLAAKRQGTHKSKERADIARTTKKLKRQKGTGGARAGSMKSPLFRGGGRVFGPRPRDYDFKLNKKVKSLARKSALSYKAKENNITVVEDLNFDAPKTSKYNEFLNNMKLAEKKTLLVLGSRNENVYLSSRNLNRAKVLLAAELTTYDILNAGNLLLSESSIATLENLLKN, from the coding sequence ATGGAACTCGCAGTTTATAATCAGGACGGAAAAGCAACATCAAAAAAGGTAAAGCTAAGTGATGCTGTGTTCGCTATTGAACCGAATGATCACGCCATTTATCTTGACGTCAAACAGTTCCTTGCCGCAAAGCGCCAGGGTACTCACAAGTCGAAAGAGCGCGCCGATATTGCGCGCACCACTAAGAAACTCAAGCGTCAGAAAGGTACCGGGGGCGCACGTGCGGGAAGTATGAAATCTCCTTTATTCCGCGGGGGCGGAAGAGTGTTCGGTCCACGGCCACGCGATTACGATTTTAAATTAAATAAGAAAGTAAAATCGCTTGCGCGCAAATCCGCACTTTCCTATAAAGCAAAAGAAAATAATATCACAGTTGTAGAAGACCTGAACTTTGACGCACCTAAGACCAGTAAATACAATGAGTTTCTGAATAACATGAAACTCGCCGAGAAGAAAACATTACTTGTTCTTGGCAGCAGGAATGAGAATGTGTATCTCTCCTCACGTAACTTGAATCGTGCAAAAGTTCTGCTTGCAGCAGAACTCACTACTTACGATATTCTTAATGCCGGAAATCTTCTCTTGTCCGAAAGTTCTATTGCAACTCTCGAAAATCTTCTTAAAAATTAA
- the rplB gene encoding 50S ribosomal protein L2, translating into MTLRKYRPLTPAMRHRITVTMDDITTDTPEKSLLTTHKRTGGRNTTGKMTMRYIGGGHKKLYRLVDFKRDKHDIAGTVKTIEYDPNRSARIALVVYKDGEKRYIIAPNGLKVGQQVMAGKKANPDVGNALFLSDVPLGTIVHNIELRPGQGAKIARSAGSYAQLSAREGRFAVLRMPSGETRMVLVTCLATIGSVSNSDHNLQKHGKAGRNRWLGRRPRNRGVAMNPVDHPMGGGEGRASGGHPRSRKGLKAKGLKTRSLKKASNRYIIERRKK; encoded by the coding sequence ATGACACTCAGAAAATATCGTCCGCTCACTCCAGCAATGCGTCATCGTATCACTGTTACGATGGATGACATTACCACAGATACGCCGGAAAAAAGTTTGTTGACAACACATAAACGTACAGGTGGAAGAAATACTACTGGTAAAATGACCATGCGTTATATCGGTGGCGGTCATAAAAAACTTTATCGCCTTGTCGATTTCAAAAGAGACAAACACGACATTGCAGGAACAGTGAAAACAATCGAATATGATCCGAATCGTTCTGCAAGAATTGCGCTCGTAGTTTATAAAGACGGAGAGAAGCGATACATCATAGCTCCGAATGGATTGAAAGTTGGGCAGCAAGTAATGGCCGGGAAAAAAGCCAATCCTGATGTAGGTAATGCACTTTTTCTTTCTGATGTTCCGCTTGGAACCATCGTTCATAATATTGAATTGCGTCCCGGACAAGGTGCGAAAATTGCGCGCAGTGCAGGATCGTATGCTCAGTTGAGCGCACGTGAAGGACGCTTCGCCGTTCTTCGGATGCCTTCTGGTGAAACCAGAATGGTGCTGGTTACCTGTCTTGCAACTATCGGATCGGTTTCCAATAGCGATCATAATCTTCAGAAGCATGGTAAAGCCGGACGCAACCGCTGGCTTGGTCGCCGCCCAAGAAATCGTGGAGTAGCTATGAATCCGGTCGACCACCCAATGGGAGGAGGAGAAGGACGTGCATCAGGCGGGCATCCAAGATCAAGAAAAGGTTTGAAAGCAAAAGGTTTGAAAACACGTTCACTTAAAAAAGCCTCTAACAGGTACATCATTGAACGACGTAAAAAATAA
- the rplW gene encoding 50S ribosomal protein L23 has product MSVLVKPIITEKLTANAEKTGRYGFVVQKKANKLDIKKAVEKTYGVTVKSVNTMNYIGKVRSRYTKSGMQIGVANRNKKAIVTLKKGDMIDFYSNL; this is encoded by the coding sequence ATGAGCGTTCTTGTAAAACCGATCATCACAGAAAAACTGACCGCCAACGCGGAAAAAACAGGCCGGTACGGATTTGTCGTTCAGAAAAAAGCAAACAAACTCGATATCAAGAAAGCAGTTGAAAAAACTTATGGTGTCACAGTTAAGTCGGTCAACACGATGAATTATATCGGCAAAGTGCGTTCGCGTTACACAAAAAGTGGTATGCAGATCGGCGTGGCCAATCGTAATAAAAAAGCAATCGTTACACTTAAGAAAGGTGACATGATTGATTTCTATAGTAATCTCTGA
- the rpsS gene encoding 30S ribosomal protein S19, whose translation MARSLKKGPFVDPKLDKKIVAMNAGSKKQAIKTWSRRSMITPDFVGHTFAVHNGNKFIPVYVTENMVGHRLGEFAPTRTFRGHSGNKDKATSTATTA comes from the coding sequence ATGGCACGTTCACTTAAGAAAGGTCCTTTCGTTGATCCGAAACTCGACAAGAAAATTGTCGCTATGAATGCCGGCTCAAAAAAACAGGCGATCAAAACCTGGTCACGCCGTTCTATGATCACACCGGATTTCGTCGGACATACGTTCGCGGTGCATAACGGAAATAAATTTATTCCTGTTTATGTAACTGAAAATATGGTCGGACATCGTCTCGGGGAATTCGCGCCTACGCGCACTTTCCGTGGTCATTCCGGAAACAAAGACAAAGCAACCAGTACAGCAACAACAGCATAA